The Antechinus flavipes isolate AdamAnt ecotype Samford, QLD, Australia chromosome 4, AdamAnt_v2, whole genome shotgun sequence genomic interval TCCCCTTTGAGGTTCTTtctagagaaaagggaaggggctATTTCTGCACTGAGTATACTCTTGAACTTGATGACCAAGCCTTTCctaaggattctgggaagaggtTGCTAGCTAGATTTATTTATATTGGGAAGGAGATCCTGAAATCTCTCTTCCTTAAATCTACTGAGTCTTTTACAGTGAGGTCTGGGAATCTTCCCAGAAGCAAAGATCCTAAAGGCGTCAGACTTTAAATCTTAGAGCAAATGGAGGCCAGATCTGAATCCCTTCCCTACCCTCATGTCCTCAGGATGGAATAGTGGGTATATTGATGgacttgtagtcaggaaaacctggcttCAATTCTTGTTTTTGGCTCTTAGAAACTGTATGACCCAGAGCCTAACAGTGAAATTTTCTGTGTTCTccgtttcctcttctataaaattaagggaCTGAAGACGGTGGAATCTACGGTCTCTTCCAGACTGAAATCTATAATTTCCATAAATCTGCTCCTACTGTAAATGCTTTTGTTCTATAagcatattctatattctatgtaaCAAATCTAAAGGCTCTGCTATAAACTTTTACACATGTGAACTTCTTCACCCACTCCCATACCACCAGATTGcctttattttcaccttttggacCTTCTACCCAGTTCCTCTTTGTTCCACAAATCTTTGTGTCATTACCTGatgtatttcttccatttttcctttgagCTCTTCCCTCACCTCCTTTAGTTCATGCTATGGAAATACAAAGGAGAAGAGGAGTGGAAAGAAATCTGAGCTGGGGAAATATgagtgaaagaagaagaaaacttaaGATGAAAGCGGGAGAGAAAAGGTCCAGAATTATAGGAACTCCCAGAAGATCCTCCCTTGTATAGCTTCTGACAGCAGTGATCCTCTCCTACTTCTAACCTCTACTCCTGgatattctttcttccttaggTTTTcatggaaggggagaagagggccCATGAAGGTGGATTGGCTAGAGGAcccttgaagaaaatgaaattccccCATCTAGATTAGAAGTGGAAACATATATGGCTTGACTATCTGTACCAATCCAAGGTCAGTTTAGTGACTTCATCTTCTCagcttttctgaaagcatctcttatcttcttcttcctccccacccaaTTCTGGGCCCAGATACTTGCTTTTAAATCCTgtactcctcctcctctttttgcCAGCATCATATCCTGTTTCGATTCTTTGCATTCACGAGCCTGTAGGTTAAAAGCAGAGATACACTGCAAATGGCAGGTGGAGGAGGCCAGTGGAAGCCAGAGTTGACTCAGTTGcttccttaaaatatatatactcttCTCTCAGAGAGAAGTGGGCTGGTCCCCCTAACCTGGTCAGAAGCGGTTTTCTGGAACTTGGACAGAACTTTAAGACTCAAAATAAGAGagaattttccttatttccttccaagGAAATGGGGATTGAAATTCCAGTTTAAAATCAGAGAACCCCGAGTCTCTAAGTGGTTTCCAGAGATAGTTGGCTGggatggagaggaaagaaatgggTAGATATAAGGACAAAACCTGCAATTTGTTCGAGGGGTCAAGTGTCTCGAGGGCTCAGAGCTTGTGTCTTATTAATAAGTGCAGAGAGAAGGTTGTGTTAGTTGGCAAAGAAAGTATAGAGAACATGGGGGTCTAATATAGGTGGTACAGAAGATCTAGTGATCCTTTGGCTATGAATATTGGCAAATGAGGAGGACAGATTGAAGGGCATAGCCATGAAGTTACACTGTTCTTAAAGAAGAATTTTCTATCATTTGCCACTATCCGACAACGGAATGGGAAACATTGTGAGGTAATAAGTTCCCTGTACCCGGAAGTGTTCCAGCAGAGGATGGATGATCTGTCAAGGAACCCTGAAGACTGTTGTTGAGAAGATTGGGATGGAGGTTCAACATCTAAGACCCATTACAACTCCATGATCCCCTGATGGAACTCCTGGTCTCACCCCAGTCACAAGGATCATTGAGTTCTTATTCTATCCTGAGCAGTCTGATCCTGCTTCAGGGACAATGAGCCACTGATTGTCCTGCGTTCTGTGCGCCAATGGAACGGACAGCAGGGTCACACTTGGACGGAGGGACACCTTCTCTAAAGTGGGGCACACTCAGGTCtgcctccccttttctcccccccctttctccttctccccctgaCAGCCAACAGAGCTGCCTCTGTGGATCAGAAAATAAACCAGAGAAGAGGTTTCTTACTAGGTATGAAAATGTCTCCATTCCTGTTTGAAGTGGCCTGTGGTTTTGGCTTCGTAGAGAGAGATAGTTGGTGTTTGTTCTGTCTGCCTTCAAGTGAGAGGAATCagaggaatcagaaaagattACCAGGTTCTTCAAAGCAAGGAGCCCCCCTTCCCCATGACTCAGGATGCTAGAACCCAGCCCTCACTGTCCAGGGCAGAGCTCTTCCCCACCCACACCTTTCCTGTGCTGTAGACAGAAGAGGGGATAGGGATCAGTGTGTTGCCTCTTGCCTTCATTGCTGGGTTTGATCTCTTCATTTCTGCCTTCTTGGTTAACATGATGGAAAAGTCCAGAGTGTTAACTTTCCAACTTCTCAccacttcccccctccctccaacccccttGTTTGGTCCACTGGCCTATTTGCAAACTACTGGGAGACAGGACAGCCCCCTATGTGCAAAGTAACTTGAGGTCATAATGACCAAGATTCATCTACCACTGGATCTTGCCTTCCTGTGACTGACTTTTGCCTCAGTGTTTCAAGCTGAGAGGCTCAGTCTTAGACTAAAAAACTTTCCTTGTTGATAATGAAAGCTCCCTTACAAATCAATGTCCTGGAACTTAAAATAGTGTAGGAGAGGGATtgaaatttgtgatttcattttgtaGGGAATGGTCATATGAGAATTCTACATCTACCCATGCAGGAAGGCACATTccctgaaatatatatatatatatatatatatatatatatatatatatatatatatatatatatatatatatatacacacacatatacagttatcccttccatactGTGACTGTCCTCATTGTGGCTCTGATATATTGTGGGTGGGCATAAGAAagtaaatgggaatttggggggagttttgtggaagctgcagaTAACACAGAAAgggtttagaaactcagaaataaataaaatatatgtatagtattgtgcAATATCaacctttaattttttaataacaataCTTCAGACTTTCTTCTCTGGTAGGAAGGAAAGGCCAAAAATTttgtggattttccagattgcgGGGTGTTGTAGTCCCAGCTGCcatgatgtggaaaggataagtGTTGTCTTAGAGAGTTGGGCACTAAGAATTTCAGTGGCTTTCCCAGGATTACCTACTCATTACATGATCCAGGCAGGATTTGGATACAGGTGGTCCAAGCTTCAAGGCTGGCTCTCTATCCAATGTGCACATAGTAGACCCatcataaatatttcttatttttatttctcatttcagGCAGTAGAAACACCTTGAGATGTGGGACCCAAATGCctccatttgaattttttaaagtatctctgtaatcttgggcaaatcatggGCTTGGAGAATCATGGGGATATTAGTGGTTAATGAACCAACTTCCTCTCACTTGACAGATGAAAAGAATGGAGAGTTAAGTGGTCATTagcccaggctcacatagctagtacatatcttaggaggatttgaactcaaatattcctgatttcaagtcaaCACTCTACCTAATTATCTATCATGAAACTTATCCCAGACTTCAGTTCATCACCTTAAAATGGACTAGAGCGTAGGAGTGGGGAAGGGGATAGAAGAAGACAAAGACATACTTGGGGTATTTCGGTGATAAAGTAGATAGAGTGCAGGGCTTGGAGTtaggttcaaattcagccttaaacacctattagctgtgtgaccctgggcaagtcaatttaccTCTACCTGcctagtttcctcaactgtaaaatagagatgatattagcacccacctcccagagttattgggAGGATCATAAGAGATGTTAGTAtaaatgtttagcatagtgcctggaactgACATAaatcctcattttcttcccttcccttcaagGCTGGTTCTTTACTCTTTCAGGGGtaacaaactcaaatagaaacatatCCGTCTGGGCAGTATATTGACTTAGGAAACTACaaattactgtatttttatttattttgttaaatactttctAGTTCCAGTTCACTGAGAAGTACTGCAGGCATAGGGTCTGACCCTTCTGGACTCCACTGCTtattgaatgtttattgaattttaaaCCCAGATCTCCTTCTGCAccaaaatgctttccatttttgccactttGCTTTCCCTCAAGCCTCAGTTGGTCATTGTGTGGGCCTTGATGGTTCAGAGTGAGtctaaatagtaattgtttctgttttggccagagaccctgaggatcttccccttgTAGATTGATTGTTTTTTTGGACTAGGTTAAAGAGATCACTCTTTGCTAATTCTTACCTCACCTAAATCACTAAATGGGTGTTGCCTCTATCAAATTGACCCTAAAGACCttaccttaaaaaggccaaggtctcctgttatcctaatctatatctggccaaTGCACCCAGGTGGATCTGATGGGGACAATGAAGCTGGTGACCTTGTAcagtccttcctcacttaaatccaattctcttgcatgtcacagcatcacctccctggtGATGAATAAAGGACGGCATGAGAAAAATGCTATGGAAGTAACAACTTTGCCTTTCTTATCTGATCCTTGAAATAATCCTCCCAGGTCAATAGTGCCATTCTCATTCTCATTGCACTGGGGATCgtgtgacttgttcaaagttatAGGGCTTTTTGACTCCAACTTTACCATTCTTTTCATAGCAACATTCTGTCTTcatctgtctctgaatctctatctctttttgtctctgtttctttatctccctctctttgttgtctatctctctgtctctctcttcctgctTAATATCTTAAAATGAATAAACTTTGAAACCTTCCTGTCAACAATGATGAGTTTTGGACAAACCCaatccatttccccctttttttgttgAAAGCATTCATaactaacttcattttctttcctttatcttttgtATAACTTGTTAGTTGTGCTAATTTGAAGTAACCGGCAGCACAGACTACACAAATTTATTCAAATCACTTATGGCACAACAGCTTCTTACACCTGAAGTAGGGTGGTAACTCTCAGGAAATGTCTCTAGGACatgtttaaatcctgccttttgcttctttctttgagTCTATAGATCCATGTAGATGAAGCCTGCAGCACTCGTGAGGAAaacccctttttttcctttttttttaattaaagctttttattttcaaaatatatacatggataacttttcactcctacaaaaccctgtgttctatttttttcttttccctcctctccccctctcctacAGTCGACAAagactccaatatatgttaaacatgtgcaattcctctctatatatttccacaaat includes:
- the TEX35 gene encoding testis-expressed protein 35 isoform X10 → MLTKKAEMKRSNPAMKARGNTLIPIPSSVYSTGKADRTNTNYLSLRSQNHRPLQTGMETFSYLARECKESKQDMMLAKRGGGVQDLKHELKEVREELKGKMEEIHQIKYIMNKDFDKLQELVDIMKDMQKDMDERMEVLIKLETNKKLKKHYQPATGKDSSERFSGGTYYENCLSCSQKNCSSIRVARN
- the TEX35 gene encoding testis-expressed protein 35 isoform X11; translation: MLTKKAEMKRSNPAMKARGNTLIPIPSSVYSTGKADRTNTNYLSLRSQNHRPLQTGMETFSYLARECKESKQDMMLAKRGGGVQDLKHELKEVREELKGKMEEIHQIKYIMNKDFDKLQELVDIMKDMQKDMDERMEVLIKLETNKKLKKHYQPATGKDSSERFSGGTYYENCLSCSQKNCSSIRQVI
- the TEX35 gene encoding testis-expressed protein 35 isoform X9 gives rise to the protein MLTKKAEMKRSNPAMKARGNTLIPIPSSVYSTGKADRTNTNYLSLRSQNHRPLQTGMETFSYLARECKESKQDMMLAKRGGGVQDLKHELKEVREELKGKMEEIHQIKYIMNKDFDKLQELVDIMKDMQKDMDERMEVLIKLETNKKLKKHYQPATGKDSSERFSGGTYYENCLSCSQKNCSSISPLRDSVT